GAGACCATCTTCCCGGTCCTGGTCAAGGATGCCGGCCACGCCGACAAGATCGGCCTGCTGTTCGGCTGCTGGGCCGCGCTGGTCGTCGTCTCTCAAATCGCCCTGTCGCGGCTCGTGCTGACCATGCCGCGCTCGGTGTGCCTGCTGCTGGGCTTCGCCGGCTTCAGCCTGGGGTTCCTGATTCTGCACGCGGCGAGCCGGTCCGGCGGCGGGGCCTCGCTCTTCGGCCTCGTGCCGCTGGTGCCGGGCTTCTTCCTGGCGATCGCGCTGTTCAGCGTGGCGGAGGTCATGCTGGACTTGCGGCTGGACTACGACACCTCGCTGGTGCCCGCGGACCGGGTGGGCACCAGCTTCGGGTTCATCAATCTGGCGTGCGGGCTCGGCGGGCTGATTGGCAGCTCCGTGGGCACGTTCGCGTATGAGACGCTCGGGGGGCCGGGAGAAATGCCCGGCTCCGTGTGGATGCTCATGGCGGTGCTCGCGGGCCTGTCCGCGCTCGTGCTCATGCGGCAGCGGCACGGGGAGCCCACACCGGACGTCCAGAAGCCCCTCTAAGGAGAGCGAACCATGGCGGCAAACATCATCCTCCTCGGCGCGAAGCGCTTCATCTCCGAGCGGGCCTGGCAGCTGGGTGCCCGGCCGTGGATCATCCAGCACCCCGAGCGCGCGGAGGACTGGGTGAACCGGCAGTCCGAGCGGGTGCTGCTCATGGACTACGAGGATCCGGCCCTCATTCCCATGCTGAAGGCCGCGCACGCGGTGACGCCGTTCACGAGCGCCATCACCATCGCCGAGGAGGCGCTGCTGCCCTGCGCGAGAATCAACCAGGCGCTCGGGCTGCCCGGAACGCCGCTGGAGCTGGTGGAGAAGACCCGCGACAAGCCGTCCATGCGGCGCGTGCTCGACTCGGGCGGGTTCTCGCCCGTGCAGTGGGCGGCGGTGAAGGTGCCCGCGGACGCGGCGGCGTTCGCCGGGCGCGTGGGCTACCCCTTCATCCTCAAGCCGGTGGATGGCGTGGGCAGCATCGGGGTGCGGCTGGTCCACGGCGCCCAGGAGCTCGAGGGCGTGCTGAATGGCAAGTCGGCCTGGATCGCCGAGGAGTACCTGGATGGGCCCGAGTACTCCGTGGAGTGTTTCTCCTTCGGGGGGCGCCACGTCATCCTGGGCATCAACGTGGAGACGAAGAACCCGGACCCCACCGGCAGCGCCTTCCTGGAGGTGGCCCACCAGGTGCCCGCGCCGATGAGCCCCGAGCGGGACCGGGAGGTCCGCGCCTTCATCCGCGGCTTCCTGGATGTGCTGGGGCTCAAGGATGGCCCCACGCACACGGAGCTCAAGTACACCGCGAAGGGCCCGCGCATCGTGGAGACGCACACGCGCCTCGGCGGCGACCGGCTGTGGGACTTGGTGCGGCTCACCACGGGGTATGACCTGGTGGACATGACGCTCCAGTGGGCCATGGGGACCCTGAAGCCCCTGGAGGCGGATCCCCTGCCCCAAGGGGGCGCGGCGATTCAGTACTTCACCCCGCCGCCCGGCCGGCTCAAGCGGCTCCATGGCATGCAGGCGCTGCGGCGGATTCCAGGCGTCGTGGACATCTCGCTCATGGTGGATGTGGGGGCCACCATCCGGCCGGCCATGCAGTCCGAGGACCGGGCGGGCTTCGTCATCGCCCAGGGCCCGACGGCCGTGCAGGCGCTGGAGATCTGCCAGGAGGTCCGCCAGCGGCTCGTGTTCGACACGGTCTGAGCTAGCGCTTCTGGGTGACGCGCAGGCTGTAGAGGGCCCGGCCCGTGGCCACGGGCTCGTGCTCGCTGCCCGGGTGAAAGGCCACGATGTCCACCACGGACAGGCGCTTGCCTGCACGCAGTACCTTGGCCTCGGCGGCCAACAGCTGGTGCTGCCCCGGGCGCAGGTAGTCGATGCGCATGTCCACGGTGCTGAAGTGGTCGTCCACGTTCTGGAACAGGCTGAGGATGGCCGTCCCGCCACAGGTGTCGAGGAGGGTGGCGACCAGCCCTCCGTGCAGCGCGCCGCGCCGGGGGTCTCCCAGGAGGTCCGGCCGGAAGGGCACCTCGAGCCGCGCCTCTCCCTGCGCCGCCCGGATGACCTGGATTCCGAGCAGCTTGTTGAAGGTGAGGGACTCCTCGGTGAACGCCTTGATGTGCTCGAAGGGAAGAAAAGGGCTCATGGCGCCCGGAGCATATTCCGCCGGGCCCCCGGCCGGGGCGGCTACTGTTTCTTCGTCCCGGAGCCGGGCTCGGACATCTTCCGGTGCAGATGGGCGGTGGCCGGGTCCGGCATCACCTGGGCGGCGGCGGCCATCGCGCGGTTCTTGAACGAGCCGGCCACCACCTTGTCCTTGCCCGCCATCAGCGCCTCGAAGCCCTGGCGGGCCACCTGGGCCGGATCATCCTTTTCGTCCTGGCCGACCTGGGTGTCGTCCATGCCCGCGCGGTGGAAGAAGTTCGTCTCGGTGGGGCCCGGCATCAGCGCGGTGACGGTGACGCCCACGTCCGCCAGCTCGTTGCGCAGCGCCTCCGAGAACGACAGCAGGAAGGCCTTCGAGGCGCCGTACACCGCCTCGAACGGCGCGGGCATCACCGCGGCGATCGACGAGGTGAACAGGATGCGCCCGCTCTTGCGCTGCACCATGTCGCGCGACACCCGCTTGGCCAGGTGCACCGACGAGGTGACGTTCAGGGCGATGAGGTTCAGCTCGTCCTCCAGCCGCGTCTGCTGGGCGAAGGCGCCCCCCACGCCCACCCCCGCGTTGAGGGCGATGGCGTCCACGGGGCGGCCGAACGCCTGGATTTTCGCATAGAGCAGCTCGACGCCCTCGTAGCGGGCGAGGTCCACCTTCACGCTCTCCACGCGCCCGCTGCCCCCGAGGGCTCTGGCGGCCTCGGTGATGCCGTCATCCTCGGCGGCGATGAGCACGTCGTATCCGTTCTGGACGAACTGCTTGGCCAGCTCGTAGCCGATGCCGCTGGACGCGCCGGTCACGACGGCGAACGGCCGGGTCTTCTGCTGTTCCGACAAAGCCATGGGCCTCTCCTGGAAGTCAGGGTGGGAAACCTGCGGGCCTCAATGTTGGGACGCGGCCCCGGGCGGGCCACGAGGGCCGTCCGCCGTACCGGACGGCAGCCAGGCAGGCCGTCTCCAGGCCCGGCTCCCTGCTTGCCCAGAAACCTTCCAGCCTGTGTTGATGGGGAAGGGGCCGCTCCACTAAGAGCGTTCCATGTCCGTGCAGCAACCGTCTTCCCCTCCCGGCCCAGACACCCATCCCCTGCGAGGGGGCGGCGAATGCGGCGCGCTGATGCGGCAGGTGGACTGGTCGAAGACGGCCATCGGCCCCGTGGAGCAGTGGCCCCAGTCGCTGCGCACCGCGGTGGGCATCCTGCTCAACTCCAACTACCCGCTCTACATCGCGTGGGGCCCCAGGTACGTGCAGCTCTACAACGACGCCTACCGGCCCGTGTGTGGCGCCACGAAGCACCCGGCCGCCCTGGGCCAGGAGGCGAAGGTCACCTGGCCCGAGGTCTGGGGCATGCTCGCCCCCGGCTTCGACAAGATCCTGGCCACGGGGGAGGCCAACTGGGTCGAGAACCTCATGATGCCGCTGGACCGCAACGGCTTCCTGGAGGAGTGCTACTTCACCTACAGCCACAGCCCCATCCTGGATGAGACCGGCGGCGTGGGCGGCATCTTCGCGGCCCTCACGGAGACGACCGCGCAGGTGCTCGACGCGCGGCGGCTGCGCACGCTCAACGACTTGAGCACGGGCACCACCGACATGAAGTCCGCCACGGCCGCGTGCGAGGCGGCCGCGCGCATCCTGGCCCAGAACCCCCACGACGTGCCCTTCGCCCTGCTCTACCTCGCCACGGAGGAGGGCCGCGCGGTGCGCCTGGCCGGCGCCGCGGGGCTCGAGGCGGGCAGCGCGCTCGCGCCCCTCGCCCTCGGTCCGCAGGACGAGGACCCGTGGAGCCTGCGGGAGGTGATGCGCACCGGGCAGGGCCTCCGCCTGGAGGGGCTCTCCGGGCGCATGGGCGCGTTGCCGGGCGGCCCCTGGCCGGAGCCCGCCACGCAGGGGCTCGTCCTTCCGCTCACGCTCGCCGGGCACGCCCAGCCCTCCGGCGTGGTCCTCCTGGGCGCCAGCCCCCGCTGCGCGATGGAGGGCTCGTACGAGAGCTTCCTGCGGCTCGTGGGCGCGCAGGCCGCCACCGCCGTACAGAGCGCGCGCGCCTTCGAGGAGGAGAAGCGGCGCGCGGAGGCCCTGGCGCGGCTGGATCAGTCGAAGACGGCCTTCTTCAGCAACATCTCCCACGAGTTCCGCACGCCCCTGACGCTCATGCTGGGGCCCGTGGAGGACGGCCTCCAGGACACCGTGGAGCCGCTGCCCCCGCACCAGCGCGAGCGCCAGGAGACGGTCCACCGCAACGGCCTGCGGCTGCTCAAGCTCGTCAACACGCTGCTCGACTTCAGCCGCATCGAGGCGGGCCGCGTGCAGGCGCACTACCAGCCCACGAACCTGAGCGCCTTCACGGGGGAGCTGGCCAGCGCCTTCCGCTCGCTGGTGGAGAAGGCGGGCCTCGCCTTCACGGTGGACTGTCCGCCGCTGGGGGCGCCGGTCCACGTGGACCGGGAGATGTACGAGAAGATCGTCCTCAACCTGCTGTCCAACGCCTTCAAGTTCACCTTCGAGGGCGGCATCCACGTGTCCCTCCAGGCCGAGGCGGGCCGCGCGGTGCTCACCGTGGCCGACACGGGCACGGGCATCCCCGAGGCGGAGCTGCCCCACGTGTTCGAGCGCTTCCACCGCGTCGAGGGCGCGCGGGGCCGCAGCTACGAGGGCAGCGGCATCGGGCTGGCGCTCATCCAGGAGCTGGTCCGCCTCCACGGGGGTGCCCTCGGGGTGGAGAGCACGCCCGGCCAGGGCAGCCGCTTCACGGTGGCGCTGCCGCTGGGCACCGCCCACCTGGCCTCCGGGCAGCTCCTGGACGCGGGCATTCCGGCCACCCCCGGGCGGGGCGTGGTGCCCTTCGTGGAGGAGGCGTCGCACTGGACGGTGGCGTCCGCCGCCCCGCCGCGGGGGGAGCCCCGGGCGGAGCTCACCGCCCGGGGCGCGCCCCGCGCCGAGGCGCCCGCGCACGTGCTGCTCGCGGACGACAACGCGGACATCCGCGAGTACGTGCGGCGGCTGCTCACCGGCCGGGGCTGGACGGTGGAGGCCGTGCCGGACGGCGAGGCGGCGCTCGCCTCCGCGCTGGCGCGCCCGCCGGACCTGGTGCTGACCGACATGATGATGCCGCGCCTGGATGGGTTCGGGCTGCTCCGGGCGCTCAAGGGCCACGAGAAGACGCGGCACGTGCCGGTCATCGTCCTGTCGGCCCGCGCGGGCGAAGAGGCCACCGTGGAGGGCATGGAGCAGGGGGCGGACGACTACCTGGCCAAGCCCTTCTCCGCCAAGGAGCTGGTGTCCCGCGTGGCCGCGCGGCTGGAAATTTCCCGCGCCCGCCGGCGCAGCGAGGCGCTCGCCGAGGAGCTGAAGCTCGCCGACCAGCGCAAGGACGAGTTCCTGGCCATGCTCGCCCACGAGCTGCGCAACCCCCTGGCCGCCATCAGCCTGGCGCTGTCCATGCTCGACCGCACGGAGGGGGACACCGCCAAGGTGGCCAAGCACCGGGACATGGCCAAGCGGCAGATCAGCAACCTGGTGCGCCTGGTGGACGACTTGCTGGACGTCTCGCGCATCACCCGGGGCAAGCTGGACCTGCGCAAGGAGGACGTGGACCTCGCCGTCCTCCTGCAGAACGCCCTGTCCGTGACGCGGCCCTTCATCGACTCGCGCGGGCACACGCTGTCGGTGACGCGCGCCCCGGGCGCGTTCCAGCTGCACGCGGACGCCACGCGGCTGGAGCAGGTGGTGGTGAACCTGCTGACCAACGCGGCGAAGTACACCGAGCCGGGCGGCAGCATCTCCGTGCGCCTGTCGCGGGAGGGACCGGGCCCCGGGCAGGCCGTGCTGTCCGTGAAGGACACCGGCCGGGGCATCCCCCGGGACATGCTCGGCAAGGTGTTCGAGCTCTTCGTCCAGGTGGCGCCCACCATCGACCGGAGCACCGGCGGGCTGGGCCTGGGCCTCACGCTGGTCAAGCGCCTCGTCGAGATGCACGGCGGCAGCGTGGAGGTGTTCAGCGAGGGCCCCGGCCAGGGCAGCGAGTTCACCGTGCGCTTCCCCCTGCTGGCGCCCGCCCCGGCGCGGGTGGGGCCCGCCCCGGTGGCCCCGCAGGCCTCCGCCCCGCTGCCCAGGCGGCGCATCCTCGTGGTGGAGGACTCGGCGGACATCCGCGAGAGCATGACCGAGGTGCTGGAGGACCTGGGCCACGAGGTGGCCACCGCGAAGACGGGGCCGGAGGGCGTGGAGCAGCTCCTCGCCCTGCGCCCCGACGTGGCCCTCATCGACGTGGGGCTGCCCGGCATCGACGGCTACGAGGTGGCCCGGCGCGCCCGCGCGGCGCCCGGCGGGGAGCACCTCTACCTGGTGGCGCTCACCGGCTACGGGGGGCCCGAGGCCAAGGCCCAGGCGGAGCGCGCGGGCTTCAATTTGCACCTCACCAAGCCGGTGAGCATCGACGATCTCCCCTGGGTCGTGAGC
Above is a genomic segment from Stigmatella erecta containing:
- a CDS encoding ATP-binding protein, with product MSVQQPSSPPGPDTHPLRGGGECGALMRQVDWSKTAIGPVEQWPQSLRTAVGILLNSNYPLYIAWGPRYVQLYNDAYRPVCGATKHPAALGQEAKVTWPEVWGMLAPGFDKILATGEANWVENLMMPLDRNGFLEECYFTYSHSPILDETGGVGGIFAALTETTAQVLDARRLRTLNDLSTGTTDMKSATAACEAAARILAQNPHDVPFALLYLATEEGRAVRLAGAAGLEAGSALAPLALGPQDEDPWSLREVMRTGQGLRLEGLSGRMGALPGGPWPEPATQGLVLPLTLAGHAQPSGVVLLGASPRCAMEGSYESFLRLVGAQAATAVQSARAFEEEKRRAEALARLDQSKTAFFSNISHEFRTPLTLMLGPVEDGLQDTVEPLPPHQRERQETVHRNGLRLLKLVNTLLDFSRIEAGRVQAHYQPTNLSAFTGELASAFRSLVEKAGLAFTVDCPPLGAPVHVDREMYEKIVLNLLSNAFKFTFEGGIHVSLQAEAGRAVLTVADTGTGIPEAELPHVFERFHRVEGARGRSYEGSGIGLALIQELVRLHGGALGVESTPGQGSRFTVALPLGTAHLASGQLLDAGIPATPGRGVVPFVEEASHWTVASAAPPRGEPRAELTARGAPRAEAPAHVLLADDNADIREYVRRLLTGRGWTVEAVPDGEAALASALARPPDLVLTDMMMPRLDGFGLLRALKGHEKTRHVPVIVLSARAGEEATVEGMEQGADDYLAKPFSAKELVSRVAARLEISRARRRSEALAEELKLADQRKDEFLAMLAHELRNPLAAISLALSMLDRTEGDTAKVAKHRDMAKRQISNLVRLVDDLLDVSRITRGKLDLRKEDVDLAVLLQNALSVTRPFIDSRGHTLSVTRAPGAFQLHADATRLEQVVVNLLTNAAKYTEPGGSISVRLSREGPGPGQAVLSVKDTGRGIPRDMLGKVFELFVQVAPTIDRSTGGLGLGLTLVKRLVEMHGGSVEVFSEGPGQGSEFTVRFPLLAPAPARVGPAPVAPQASAPLPRRRILVVEDSADIRESMTEVLEDLGHEVATAKTGPEGVEQLLALRPDVALIDVGLPGIDGYEVARRARAAPGGEHLYLVALTGYGGPEAKAQAERAGFNLHLTKPVSIDDLPWVVSPPGLTDAPSPD
- a CDS encoding SDR family NAD(P)-dependent oxidoreductase: MALSEQQKTRPFAVVTGASSGIGYELAKQFVQNGYDVLIAAEDDGITEAARALGGSGRVESVKVDLARYEGVELLYAKIQAFGRPVDAIALNAGVGVGGAFAQQTRLEDELNLIALNVTSSVHLAKRVSRDMVQRKSGRILFTSSIAAVMPAPFEAVYGASKAFLLSFSEALRNELADVGVTVTALMPGPTETNFFHRAGMDDTQVGQDEKDDPAQVARQGFEALMAGKDKVVAGSFKNRAMAAAAQVMPDPATAHLHRKMSEPGSGTKKQ
- a CDS encoding ATP-grasp domain-containing protein → MAANIILLGAKRFISERAWQLGARPWIIQHPERAEDWVNRQSERVLLMDYEDPALIPMLKAAHAVTPFTSAITIAEEALLPCARINQALGLPGTPLELVEKTRDKPSMRRVLDSGGFSPVQWAAVKVPADAAAFAGRVGYPFILKPVDGVGSIGVRLVHGAQELEGVLNGKSAWIAEEYLDGPEYSVECFSFGGRHVILGINVETKNPDPTGSAFLEVAHQVPAPMSPERDREVRAFIRGFLDVLGLKDGPTHTELKYTAKGPRIVETHTRLGGDRLWDLVRLTTGYDLVDMTLQWAMGTLKPLEADPLPQGGAAIQYFTPPPGRLKRLHGMQALRRIPGVVDISLMVDVGATIRPAMQSEDRAGFVIAQGPTAVQALEICQEVRQRLVFDTV
- a CDS encoding PaaI family thioesterase, whose translation is MSPFLPFEHIKAFTEESLTFNKLLGIQVIRAAQGEARLEVPFRPDLLGDPRRGALHGGLVATLLDTCGGTAILSLFQNVDDHFSTVDMRIDYLRPGQHQLLAAEAKVLRAGKRLSVVDIVAFHPGSEHEPVATGRALYSLRVTQKR